A single Streptomyces sp. Edi2 DNA region contains:
- a CDS encoding APC family permease: MRRDLGFWGLTGIGFSNIVGSGWLFAAMYAAQTAGPAALLSWVGAGLLCGLVALVMIELGASRPEGGGTVRWPLFASGRLVGTLIGWSTMLSVGGTAAEISAIMQYAAHYLPGIYNGQTLTLAGLALATGLSMVLTVLNWFAVRMFAQLNNLISVFKILVPVITVVALIASGWHSGRLTDHGGFAPYGYVACLTALAGGGIVYSVNGFQAPLDFSGETRNPRRTIPAAVLTGIGLAVVMYLALQLAFLFTVPEHLLGHGWQGVSFDSPFGQLALILNLHWLASLLYADAVISPGGSAYVGVAIDARHTYALAKNGTIPRYFMKVNERFGIPRRALAINLLVIVIFLLPFGGWQDIVSVMGDMYLLIYAASAVAVAVFRAEPGGHTAGWVPGLRWIAPLSFVVASEFVYWSGWDDLRLALPLVLGGLLIFLAMRRPGVRVEDDGAGPSRPLGAELRTGAWLVVYLVALTVVSGLGTFGGSGHLPAPYDSITVAVLALAVFFWAVRSGVRHLAVARPAAA; this comes from the coding sequence TTGCGCCGCGACCTGGGCTTCTGGGGGCTGACGGGCATCGGTTTCTCCAATATCGTCGGTTCCGGCTGGCTGTTTGCCGCCATGTATGCGGCACAGACCGCCGGCCCTGCGGCGCTGCTGTCCTGGGTCGGGGCCGGCCTGCTGTGCGGCCTGGTCGCCCTGGTCATGATCGAACTCGGCGCCAGCCGCCCCGAGGGCGGCGGCACGGTCCGCTGGCCGCTGTTCGCCAGCGGCCGGCTTGTCGGCACCCTCATCGGCTGGTCGACAATGCTGTCGGTGGGCGGCACCGCCGCCGAGATCAGCGCGATCATGCAGTACGCCGCGCACTACCTGCCGGGCATCTACAACGGCCAGACCCTCACCCTCGCCGGGCTGGCCCTGGCCACCGGGCTCAGCATGGTGCTGACGGTGCTGAACTGGTTCGCGGTGCGGATGTTCGCCCAACTCAACAACCTGATCTCGGTGTTCAAGATCCTCGTCCCGGTGATCACCGTGGTGGCACTGATTGCCTCCGGCTGGCACTCCGGCCGCCTGACGGACCACGGGGGCTTCGCACCGTACGGCTATGTCGCCTGTCTGACCGCGCTGGCCGGCGGCGGCATCGTCTACTCCGTCAACGGTTTCCAGGCGCCGCTGGACTTCTCCGGCGAGACCCGCAACCCCCGCCGGACCATCCCCGCCGCGGTCCTCACCGGCATCGGCCTCGCCGTCGTCATGTACCTGGCGCTGCAGCTGGCGTTCCTCTTCACCGTCCCCGAGCATCTGCTCGGCCACGGCTGGCAGGGGGTCTCCTTCGACTCGCCGTTCGGCCAGCTCGCGCTGATCCTCAACCTGCACTGGCTCGCCAGCCTGCTCTACGCGGACGCGGTGATCTCGCCCGGTGGTTCGGCCTACGTCGGCGTGGCGATCGACGCGCGGCACACCTACGCGCTCGCCAAGAACGGCACCATCCCCCGGTACTTCATGAAGGTCAACGAGCGGTTCGGTATCCCGCGCCGGGCCCTGGCGATCAACCTCCTCGTCATCGTGATCTTCCTGCTCCCGTTCGGCGGCTGGCAGGACATCGTGAGCGTCATGGGCGATATGTACCTGCTGATCTATGCCGCCTCCGCGGTCGCGGTCGCCGTGTTCCGCGCCGAGCCGGGCGGCCACACCGCCGGCTGGGTCCCCGGGCTGCGCTGGATCGCACCGCTCAGCTTCGTGGTGGCCAGCGAGTTCGTCTACTGGTCGGGCTGGGACGACCTGCGCCTCGCCCTGCCCCTCGTCCTCGGCGGCCTGCTGATCTTCCTGGCCATGCGCCGCCCCGGCGTCCGCGTCGAGGACGACGGCGCCGGCCCGAGCCGTCCGCTCGGTGCCGAACTCCGCACCGGTGCCTGGCTGGTGGTCTACCTCGTCGCCCTGACCGTGGTCTCCGGACTGGGCACGTTCGGGGGCTCAGGGCATCTGCCGGCCCCGTACGACTCGATCACCGTGGCCGTCCTGGCGCTGGCGGTCTTCTTCTGGGCCGTACGGTCCGGCGTCCGGCACCTGGCGGTGGCCCGCCCGGCGGCCGCCTGA
- a CDS encoding PP2C family protein-serine/threonine phosphatase, with amino-acid sequence MLRRRPPRSASADDLLSTLGRLTAQAREGAEKQRARVELAEALQREMLPAALPGVPGLRAAATYVPARHGLDIGGDWYDGFRLSDGALAFCIGDVQGHDVEAAAFMGQIRFGLRAVAGHAADPGEVLSRANDLLVSVDCGLFATCTFVRFDPVARDLCSARAGHVPAVWATTDGRSGLADDPGGLPLGIMPGERYPVTRHRFATPGAFVLLTDGVVEGPSFPIEAGLTQVTRLVSANADGDPATVADVAISVAEFTGHTDDSAVLVLRFDPAPPGAG; translated from the coding sequence ATGCTGCGGCGTCGTCCCCCGCGGTCGGCGAGCGCCGACGACCTGCTGAGCACGCTCGGACGGCTGACCGCCCAGGCGCGGGAGGGCGCCGAGAAGCAGCGGGCGCGCGTGGAGCTGGCCGAGGCGCTGCAGCGCGAGATGCTGCCGGCCGCGCTGCCGGGGGTACCGGGGCTGCGCGCCGCCGCCACCTACGTTCCCGCCCGGCACGGACTGGACATCGGGGGCGACTGGTACGACGGCTTCCGCCTGTCCGACGGGGCGCTCGCCTTCTGCATCGGTGATGTGCAGGGCCACGACGTCGAGGCGGCCGCCTTCATGGGGCAGATCCGCTTCGGGCTGCGGGCCGTCGCCGGCCATGCCGCCGACCCGGGCGAGGTGCTGAGCCGGGCCAACGACCTGCTGGTCTCGGTCGACTGCGGGCTCTTCGCGACCTGCACCTTCGTCCGCTTCGACCCCGTCGCCCGGGATCTGTGCAGCGCCCGGGCCGGTCATGTACCGGCTGTCTGGGCCACCACCGACGGCCGCTCCGGCCTCGCCGACGACCCCGGGGGCCTGCCGCTGGGCATCATGCCGGGCGAGCGGTACCCGGTCACCCGTCACCGGTTCGCCACCCCGGGGGCGTTCGTGCTGCTCACCGACGGCGTGGTCGAGGGACCGTCCTTCCCGATAGAGGCGGGGCTGACACAGGTGACCCGCCTGGTCAGCGCCAACGCCGACGGCGATCCGGCCACGGTGGCCGATGTGGCGATCAGCGTGGCCGAGTTCACCGGGCACACCGATGACTCGGCGGTGCTCGTACTGCGCTTCGACCCGGCCCCGCCCGGAGCCGGGTGA
- a CDS encoding MASE1 domain-containing protein: MVRTEELRRLAPVALTILGLAGVYYASARIGLLEQVVISGAVVTPLWPPTGISLSCLLLLGLRTWPGIALGTLAVVATINPLDVSVLGIMAGNTLAPVCAFWMLRRVGFRTALDRLRDGVALVALGAFAGMLISATLGTGTLYLKGALPAGGFWRTWAAWWVGDAMGILVITPLLLVCRTIRWPRGVPGYRWAEAAALLVVTVAVAVIAIRSELSLLFLVFPVIVWAALRFQLAGAAPCVLLVSVLVIRAATARTGPFEGQSLLEAMVNLQALNASAALTALLLSAIVTEQNTIRRKIEQACGELADVVDRLAPGESRRRWPPDGDPT; encoded by the coding sequence GTGGTGCGCACCGAGGAACTCCGCCGTCTTGCACCAGTCGCCCTGACGATCCTCGGCCTCGCCGGCGTCTACTACGCGTCCGCCCGGATCGGCCTGCTGGAGCAGGTGGTCATCTCGGGCGCCGTGGTCACGCCGCTGTGGCCGCCGACGGGTATCTCCCTGAGCTGTCTGCTCCTCCTGGGCCTGCGGACCTGGCCGGGCATCGCCCTCGGCACCCTCGCGGTCGTCGCCACCATCAACCCGCTCGACGTCTCGGTCCTCGGGATCATGGCGGGCAACACCCTGGCCCCGGTGTGTGCCTTCTGGATGCTCCGGCGGGTGGGATTCCGCACCGCACTCGACCGGCTGCGCGACGGGGTGGCGCTGGTCGCCCTCGGCGCCTTCGCCGGGATGCTGATCAGCGCGACGCTGGGCACCGGGACGCTCTACCTCAAAGGCGCCCTGCCGGCCGGCGGCTTCTGGCGGACCTGGGCGGCCTGGTGGGTGGGCGATGCGATGGGCATCCTCGTCATCACCCCGCTCCTCCTCGTCTGCCGCACGATCCGCTGGCCCCGCGGCGTCCCCGGCTACCGGTGGGCGGAGGCGGCCGCCCTGCTGGTCGTCACGGTCGCGGTCGCGGTCATCGCGATCCGCAGCGAGCTCTCGCTGCTCTTCCTGGTCTTCCCGGTGATCGTCTGGGCCGCGCTGCGCTTCCAGCTGGCGGGCGCCGCGCCCTGCGTGCTGCTGGTGTCCGTCCTGGTCATCAGGGCGGCGACGGCCCGGACCGGACCCTTCGAGGGCCAGAGCCTGCTGGAGGCGATGGTCAATCTGCAGGCCCTTAACGCGTCCGCGGCGCTCACCGCGCTGCTGCTGTCGGCGATCGTCACCGAGCAGAACACCATCCGCCGCAAGATCGAGCAGGCCTGCGGCGAACTGGCCGACGTGGTGGACCGGCTGGCACCGGGGGAGAGCCGGCGCCGCTGGCCGCCGGACGGTGACCCCACCTGA
- a CDS encoding ATP-dependent DNA ligase — MDLPVMPPVSPMLAKPVTGIPAGMLYEAKWDGFRVVVFRDGEEVEIASRTTKSLTRYFPEVVTAARAELPPRCVVDGEIVIAHDGRLHFEELLERIHPADSRVRTLAERTPASLVAFDLLALGSGALLHEPQSARREALVEALRPARAPVYIAPATTDQELARRWFTQFEGAGLDGVIAKPLDLPYRPGDRAMFKIKHARTADCVVAGYRLHKSGPVVGSLLLGLYDGDGQLQHVGVCASFPMARRRALVEELAPLLMDEVSGHPWGAWTDEAAHATRRMPGGPSRWSGGKDLSWVPLRPDRVCEVAYDHMEGSRFRHTAQFRHWRPDRTPESCTYAQLEEPVGYDLGQLLAG, encoded by the coding sequence ATGGACCTGCCCGTCATGCCCCCGGTCTCCCCCATGCTCGCGAAGCCGGTGACCGGCATCCCCGCCGGCATGCTCTACGAGGCCAAGTGGGACGGCTTCCGCGTCGTCGTCTTCCGGGACGGCGAGGAGGTCGAGATCGCCAGCCGTACGACGAAATCGCTCACCCGCTACTTCCCCGAGGTGGTCACCGCGGCACGGGCCGAGCTGCCGCCGCGCTGCGTCGTCGACGGCGAGATCGTCATCGCCCATGACGGCCGGCTGCACTTCGAGGAGCTGCTGGAGCGCATCCACCCTGCCGACTCCCGGGTCCGCACCCTCGCCGAGCGGACGCCCGCCTCGCTGGTCGCCTTCGACCTGCTGGCGCTCGGCTCCGGCGCGCTGCTGCACGAGCCGCAGTCGGCGCGCCGGGAAGCCCTGGTCGAGGCGCTGCGGCCGGCCCGTGCGCCGGTGTATATCGCGCCGGCGACAACGGATCAGGAGCTGGCGCGCCGCTGGTTCACCCAGTTCGAGGGGGCGGGTCTGGACGGGGTGATCGCCAAGCCGCTCGATCTGCCGTACCGGCCCGGCGACCGTGCCATGTTCAAGATCAAGCATGCCCGGACCGCGGACTGCGTGGTCGCCGGCTACCGGCTGCACAAGAGCGGGCCGGTGGTCGGATCCCTGCTGCTCGGCCTGTACGACGGCGACGGGCAGCTGCAGCACGTCGGGGTGTGCGCCTCGTTCCCCATGGCCAGGCGGCGTGCGCTGGTCGAGGAGCTGGCGCCGCTGCTGATGGACGAGGTCTCGGGCCATCCATGGGGCGCGTGGACCGACGAGGCGGCGCATGCCACCCGGCGGATGCCCGGCGGGCCCAGCCGCTGGAGCGGCGGCAAGGACCTGTCATGGGTGCCGCTGCGCCCGGACCGGGTGTGCGAGGTCGCCTACGACCACATGGAGGGCAGCAGGTTCCGCCATACCGCCCAGTTCCGTCACTGGCGTCCGGACCGTACGCCGGAGAGCTGCACCTACGCCCAGCTGGAGGAGCCGGTGGGGTACGACCTGGGGCAGCTGCTGGCGGGCTGA